The proteins below come from a single Salvelinus fontinalis isolate EN_2023a chromosome 1, ASM2944872v1, whole genome shotgun sequence genomic window:
- the LOC129852819 gene encoding cytochrome c oxidase subunit 7A-related protein, mitochondrial-like isoform X2: protein MYYKLNAVTQRLIKSAPSGYNPQGLLITVPTEPPPMIFATPTKYVSEAGNMVEYLGHNKVPDLQKLFQKADGVPVHLKGGLMDKMLYRTTMALTIGGTLYCLMALYIAAQPRK, encoded by the exons ATGTACTACAAGTTAAATGCAGTTACACAAAGACTTATCAAATCGGCACCGAGTGGTTACAACCCACAG GGATTGCTGATAACAGTGCCCACGGAGCCTCCCCCAATGATATTTGCCACACCCACCAAATATGTGTCAGAGGCAGGGAACATGGTGGAGTACCTGGGACACAACAAAGTCCCTGATCTACAGAAACTCTTCCAG AAGGCTGATGGTGTCCCTGTGCACCTGAAGGGAGGCCTGATGGACAAGATGCTGTACAGGACTACCATGGCCCTGACCATCGGTGGGACCCTCTACTGCCTGATGGCTCTTTACATCGCTGCCCAGCCTCGGAAGTGA
- the LOC129852802 gene encoding potassium voltage-gated channel subfamily G member 3-like isoform X2 → MKFGKSICILNVGGTKYAFSKEVIKDFPLSRVSRLHKCASEKEVLEVCDDYDQERNEFFFDRHSEAFCFIMLYVKYGKLRFVPQMCELSFYNEMIYWGLESSHLEFCCQRRLDDRMSDSYIHFSEEENKLDEEMRGENLVTRVVTEGEDSKWLERMRRTFDEPTSSVAAQILASVSVIFVIVSMVMLCASTLPDWKTAENNSVVEHRIIEAVCISWFTAECIVRFIVSRDKCEFVKRPLNVIDLLAITPYYISISMTMLTGENSQLQRAGVTLRVLRMMRIFWVIKLARHFLGLQTLGLTLRRCYREMVMLLLFICVPMAIFSALAQLLEHGLDLESPNEDFASIPAACWWVIISMTTVGYGDMYPITVPGRVLGGLCVVSGIVLLALPITFIYHSFVQCYHELKFRSARCTRSLSAEFLN, encoded by the exons ATGAAGTTTGGGAAGAGCATCTGTATCCTTAATGTGGGTGGCACAAAATATGCGTTCTCTAAGGAGGTGATAAAAGATTTCCCTCTGAGTAGAGTGAGCCGTTTGCACAAATGCGCCTCGGAGAAAGAAGTACTAGAAGTGTGCGACGACTATGATCAGGAACGGAACGAGTTTTTCTTTGATAGGCACTCCGAGGCTTTTTGTTTCATCATGCTGTACGTGAAGTACGGGAAGCTACGCTTCGTCCCGCAGATGTGCGAGCTGTCATTCTACAACGAGATGATTTATTGGGGGCTGGAGAGCTCACACTTGGAGTTTTGCTGCCAGCGGAGACTGGATGATAGGATGTCCGACTCATACATTCATTTCTCCGAAGAGGAAAACAAACTCGACGAAGAAATGAGGGGCGAGAATTTGGTGACTCGAGTggtcacagagggagaggattCAAAGTGGCTGGAGAGAATGAGAAGGACTTTTGATGAACCGACTTCATCAGTCGCAGCACAAATCTTAGCTTCAGTGTCCGTTATATTTGTTATAGTGTCCATGGTGATGCTTTGTGCGAGTACTTTGCCAGATTGGAAAACCGCTGAGAACAACAGTGTGGTGGAGCACAG GATCATCGAGGCTGTGTGTATCAGCTGGTTCACCGCCGAGTGCATTGTGCGCTTCATCGTGTCGCGGGACAAGTGTGAGTTTGTCAAACGGCCCCTCAACGTCATCGACCTACTGGCCATCACGCCCTACTACATCTCCATCTCCATGACGATGCTGACAGGCGAGAACTCGCAGCTGCAGCGGGCGGGCGTCACCCTGCGCGTCCTGCGCATGATGCGCATCTTCTGGGTGATCAAGCTGGCCCGTCACTTCCTGGGCCTGCAGACTCTAGGGCTGACGCTGAGGCGCTGCTACCGGGAGATGGTGATGCTGCTGCTGTTCATCTGCGTGCCCATGGCCATATTCAGTGCTCTAGCCCAGCTGCTGGAGCATGGCCTGGACTTGGAGTCGCCCAACGAGGACTTTGCCAGCATCCCTGCCGCCTGCTGGTGGGTTATTATCTCCATGACCACTGTGGGCTATGGAGACATGTACCCCATCACCGTGCCTGGGCGAGTGCTGGGTGGCCTGTGCGTGGTGAGCGGCATCGTGCTCCTGGCACTACCCATCACCTTCATCTACCACAGCTTCGTGCAGTGCTACCATGAGCTCAAGTTCCGCTCGGCCCGCTGCACGCGGAGCCTGTCCGCAGAGTTTCTCAACTGA
- the LOC129852802 gene encoding potassium voltage-gated channel subfamily G member 3-like isoform X1 yields the protein MKFGKSICILNVGGTKYAFSKEVIKDFPLSRVSRLHKCASEKEVLEVCDDYDQERNEFFFDRHSEAFCFIMLYVKYGKLRFVPQMCELSFYNEMIYWGLESSHLEFCCQRRLDDRMSDSYIHFSEEENKLDEEMRGENLVTRVVTEGEDSKWLERMRRTFDEPTSSVAAQILASVSVIFVIVSMVMLCASTLPDWKTAENNSVVEHRYNPDSLEHPSGIIEAVCISWFTAECIVRFIVSRDKCEFVKRPLNVIDLLAITPYYISISMTMLTGENSQLQRAGVTLRVLRMMRIFWVIKLARHFLGLQTLGLTLRRCYREMVMLLLFICVPMAIFSALAQLLEHGLDLESPNEDFASIPAACWWVIISMTTVGYGDMYPITVPGRVLGGLCVVSGIVLLALPITFIYHSFVQCYHELKFRSARCTRSLSAEFLN from the exons ATGAAGTTTGGGAAGAGCATCTGTATCCTTAATGTGGGTGGCACAAAATATGCGTTCTCTAAGGAGGTGATAAAAGATTTCCCTCTGAGTAGAGTGAGCCGTTTGCACAAATGCGCCTCGGAGAAAGAAGTACTAGAAGTGTGCGACGACTATGATCAGGAACGGAACGAGTTTTTCTTTGATAGGCACTCCGAGGCTTTTTGTTTCATCATGCTGTACGTGAAGTACGGGAAGCTACGCTTCGTCCCGCAGATGTGCGAGCTGTCATTCTACAACGAGATGATTTATTGGGGGCTGGAGAGCTCACACTTGGAGTTTTGCTGCCAGCGGAGACTGGATGATAGGATGTCCGACTCATACATTCATTTCTCCGAAGAGGAAAACAAACTCGACGAAGAAATGAGGGGCGAGAATTTGGTGACTCGAGTggtcacagagggagaggattCAAAGTGGCTGGAGAGAATGAGAAGGACTTTTGATGAACCGACTTCATCAGTCGCAGCACAAATCTTAGCTTCAGTGTCCGTTATATTTGTTATAGTGTCCATGGTGATGCTTTGTGCGAGTACTTTGCCAGATTGGAAAACCGCTGAGAACAACAGTGTGGTGGAGCACAGGTACAATCCAGACTCTTTAGAGCATCCATCCGG GATCATCGAGGCTGTGTGTATCAGCTGGTTCACCGCCGAGTGCATTGTGCGCTTCATCGTGTCGCGGGACAAGTGTGAGTTTGTCAAACGGCCCCTCAACGTCATCGACCTACTGGCCATCACGCCCTACTACATCTCCATCTCCATGACGATGCTGACAGGCGAGAACTCGCAGCTGCAGCGGGCGGGCGTCACCCTGCGCGTCCTGCGCATGATGCGCATCTTCTGGGTGATCAAGCTGGCCCGTCACTTCCTGGGCCTGCAGACTCTAGGGCTGACGCTGAGGCGCTGCTACCGGGAGATGGTGATGCTGCTGCTGTTCATCTGCGTGCCCATGGCCATATTCAGTGCTCTAGCCCAGCTGCTGGAGCATGGCCTGGACTTGGAGTCGCCCAACGAGGACTTTGCCAGCATCCCTGCCGCCTGCTGGTGGGTTATTATCTCCATGACCACTGTGGGCTATGGAGACATGTACCCCATCACCGTGCCTGGGCGAGTGCTGGGTGGCCTGTGCGTGGTGAGCGGCATCGTGCTCCTGGCACTACCCATCACCTTCATCTACCACAGCTTCGTGCAGTGCTACCATGAGCTCAAGTTCCGCTCGGCCCGCTGCACGCGGAGCCTGTCCGCAGAGTTTCTCAACTGA